The following nucleotide sequence is from Apium graveolens cultivar Ventura chromosome 4, ASM990537v1, whole genome shotgun sequence.
TAGTTTGATACTTGGTAGGTAAGACTATATAAATAAAAATGTCTTTATTTCAGGTCTTCATCCAGGGACACAAGACCTGGAGTTCTGCTGATTGTATTCCATCTTATACATTGTGCATCTAGACGAGCTAAATTATACTGCCAGTACAATGCACTGTTGTCTCTTTTATGTATTCTGCTAAAAAATGTATTTTGATTATCCCTTGACATTGCAGATACGTAGTTAGTTTTCATGTCACCCGTTCTGGGTTAATTAACTTCAATGTGAAACAGTTATGCAGGACTGAGAAATCAACTGTAACTGCATAACATTAAAAGGGATAAATTACAATTTAATTCAAATATGTTTGTCTGTGGTTACTAATTCTAAGTATATGCTACTCACCCTTGCGTCTAAATCAGAGTATAACACCAACAAAGGGTTGGTTCAGTTGCCTCTGGAGGAGGGTAAAGGTTCGACCCCTGGCTGTGCATGAGTTTAGGAAGCAAAAAAAAAATCAGAGCATCATAGTGACAACAGGAGAAATTGAGAACCATTGTTAGGCCAGGTCCGACCACCACTCTATTTATATCATCTTCAAATTTTCACCTTTTTAGCTTCATATCACTATTTGATCTCCAACCATTGCTTAAATGTATCTTTAAATGAATAGTAATGTTCTGCCTAAACACTAGAAATACATTAATGTAATGGGAATTAATCAGGAACTAAAGTAGGTTGAGGGGGACAAGCAGCCAACCCATCCCCCAAGCTAAAAGAAAAGATAGGCAATCTGTCCTcagcaatgattcattgcggcaTATCGCTATACACATGGAACATTGCGCACTCCGCAATGTTTCAATTTTGGGTAGATCCACAGTTTTTAATGTCCCAACTGTCCCTCTCTTTAGCTTTTAATGCTCTTTTAGCTTATTCTAATATTTAACTTATTTATAtaagtataaaaataatattaatgttcaacagtaattaattttttaaaatatgttaacattaaatataagtagaagtaatattttaaaatattatcaattttaataataaatttatcaattttattttttctgtaatttttctttaaattatcCTATGaattattttagtttaaaaaataatattattaattttatactttttagcgaattgagttattttagtttaaaaaatttaTCAACAGTCAAACTTATTTTTTGTGCAAAACTTATTTTATGTGCCAATATTAATAAGAATTGACTGGTCAACAGTGCAGAAGGTTGACCGACACACCGCAATGAAACACTGCGGCTATTAGGACACCCCACAATGCTTCATTGCGGCAATTTCAACAGTCAAATGAATTAGCTTCAACAAAAAAAATTCTGTGCTAAAtttaattttgtgaattttaaaattcagatTTTCACCTATAAATAGTCCTGCCTCATCTCATTTTTTTTCAACATTCTCTTCTCTATTTTCATTATACATTTTCTCTTCAACATTATCTTCTCTATTTTCCGAAAAATGGTTTTCTACTATTATTTTGACAATAATAAGGTAATTATCGATGGTGTGGCTTACGACGGACCCGAAGGAGAAGAAGACATGGCAATAGCTCTCCGCAGTATTCAAATGGCGCTTGAGCgcaagaaaaaaaaggaaaatgaaGCCAAAACGAAAGCGGAAAAGTCGAAGAAAAAGAAAGACGACGATAAGGGTGATAAAGGCGGTTCTTCCAACACCGTTAAAGTTTGATCATTCTCGTCGACATAAAATGTTATTatgtattttttttgaaaaaatatttgaatgtactccatttatatttgaatgaaataaattatttaatattttatttttcttgtacttgtccaatttattttatcaattttaaattttaataaacaaatataatgctaaaatttgaaaaactaaaaaaatgaaaatttatcgAATTTTCGTTAtctataaaaaatataaaataacttaGCCCCCAAGCCCCCAAAATGTTAAACATTTTTTGGTaacaaactatataaaaataaCTCGGCCACCTGCCGCATTTTATTTAAGaaataatttttcttaattattataatcattatattttaacatccatatagttggatcgtcaaaatttgtattttataacTTACATGTCAAGAAATATCATTTGACACAACTATTGTGCAAAATTTTCACAAAACTATGTAAAATAGTTGCATATTATAATTAAGTTACTcttataaacatttttattttcaaaataacatttaacatattaaatgaaatataataagtccagaaactatttttttaaattttttttgattaattttctaattttaaagaaaataacaaaaataaacaacccaaccgcaatgtttcattgcggggGTACGTTGTACAGTTTTTTTAAAACTATAAATATTTACAGCTGTTGGCTTGTGGGTTTGTACAgtgccgcaatgtttcattgcggctgCCGCATTGAAACATTGTGGCCGTGCATTAAATTCACACAACTACCTTAATTTGTCTGTACCTTTCATCTTGTACTGTTGTTTTTGCTGCTGCTTAACATTCTGCTCAAATTTATTCTTCTGAAAAAAAGGTTAGTATTCAAAATTCATGGTTtcttatttatttgattattcaAGTTCATCTAGTGATCATAAcgattttaattatgttaccccCCACACAAAAAAGAGGGTTTATCGTAAAATCTTTAATGATGATGAAATAATAGATGTTGATAGTATTGAAGATAAAGTTAATGATCCGGGGAAGCGAAAAACGCATAGTGATGATGATGTTGGTTTCAGTTAAAAGAATCACGATGTTCACGGTGATTCCGATGATAGTAATGATTCTTTTAATGGCGATGATGATGATAAAATTAATGATGAAAATTTTATTGGAAATATGAATGATGTAGTTCCTTGTGTTGGTATGATATTTGATTCGTTGGATGAAACGGAAAGTTTTTATCGAGGTTATGGTCGAAGTATAGGGTTCGAGATAATTATTCGAAGTAGTCATAAGCATTCAAGAAATGGTGGTATATCGTCACGTTTGTAAATATGTCGAAAGGGTGGAAGATTGGGCCCAAAACCCTTGGAAGTTGAAGATAGGGTTAAAGGGAAACGACCTCGAGATGTTATTCCTCGAACTTGTTGTCGTGCTTGTATGTGTGTTGCTCACAAAGTAAGCTCAAACAAATGGGAAGTAACCAAGGTCAACCTAGAGCACAATCATGCTATGGTTACATCGGATAAGGTAAATTTCATGCAAAGATCACGCAACATAGATCCGTTTACCCGATCTTTGATTGAGTTATTCAACAAATCGGGTATCGAGACCCCGAAAGTGATGAATTTACTTAGTGAGACGTGTAGTGGTATTGAAAAAATTGGTTTTTCCGCTCAAGACGTACGAAATGTAATACGTGACATTCGAAGACGGGTTTTTGATTCCGGTGATGCGGAGTGTGAATTGGTTTTGTTACGAGACTTGCAAAAACAAAGTGATGGCAATTTTTTCTACCGAGTGGATGTGGATGAGGAGAATCGGGTTAGGGGTTTGGTGTGGGTTGATCCTCGTTCGCTTAACGCGTACAAGAATTTTGGAGATGTGGTAACTTTCGACTCGACATATCGGACTGATAGGTATGACATGCCTTTTATTCCAATTACGGGAGTGAATCATCACTACCAAAATATTTTGTTTGGATTTGCAC
It contains:
- the LOC141719329 gene encoding protein FAR1-RELATED SEQUENCE 5-like produces the protein MVFYYYFDNNKVIIDGVAYDGPEGEEDMAIALRSIQMALERKKKKENEAKTKAEKSKKKKDDDKGDKGAVGLWVCTVPQCFIAAAALKHCGRALNSHNYLNLSGGRLGPKPLEVEDRVKGKRPRDVIPRTCCRACMCVAHKVSSNKWEVTKVNLEHNHAMVTSDKVNFMQRSRNIDPFTRSLIELFNKSGIETPKVMNLLSETCSGIEKIGFSAQDVRNVIRDIRRRVFDSGDAECELVLLRDLQKQSDGNFFYRVDVDEENRVRGLVWVDPRSLNAYKNFGDVVTFDSTYRTDRYDMPFIPITGVNHHYQNILFGFALIRDEKETTYRWILKTWLEAVDNKPPITIITDQDTALSNVISEVMPNTNHKYCT